One window of the Populus nigra chromosome 4, ddPopNigr1.1, whole genome shotgun sequence genome contains the following:
- the LOC133693015 gene encoding transcription factor RSL2-like, translating into MNTQAMEAFPDGELWNFSRMFSMEEPDCTPELLGQCSFLQDTDEGLHFTIPSAFFPAPESDASMAEDESLFYSWHTPNPNLHFDSQESSNNSNSSSSVFLPYSSHESYFFNDSNPIQATNNNSMSMDISIMDEENIGLFMPLFPEIAMAETACMNGDMSGDKTGDLDDNLKPAANDVLAKGLQLKRKLDVPEPIANKLDDMKKKARVTRNVQKSRKVGQSKKNQKNAPDISHDEEESNAGPDGQSSSSCSSEEDNASQDSDSMVSGVLNSNGKTRATRGAATDPQSLYARKRRERINERLKILQNLVPNGTKVDISTMLEEAVHYVNFLQLQIKLLSSDDLWMYAPLAYNGIDIGLNQKLSMFL; encoded by the exons ATGAATACGCAGGCTATGGAAGCCTTTCCTGATGGAGAATTATGGAACTTCAGCAGAATGTTCTCCATGGAAGAGCCTGATTGCACCCCAGAATTACTTGGTCAGTGCTCTTTTCTTCAGGATACTGATGAAGGATTGCATTTTACAATCCCATCAGCTTTCTTCCCTGCTCCTGAATCCGACGCGAGCATGGCTGAGGACGAGAGTTTGTTTTATTCTTGGCATACTCCCAACCCCAATTTGCATTTTGATTCTCAAGAAAGTAGTAATAACAGTAATTCTAGCAGTAGTGTATTTCTTCCCTATTCTAGCCATGAATCTTACTTCTTCAATGATTCTAATCCCATTCAAGCTACGAACAATAACTCTATGTCCATGGATATTTCAATCATGGATGAGGAAAATATTGGCTTGTTTATGCCACTTTTTCCTGAAATTGCAATGGCAGAAACTGCCTGTATGAATGGAGATATGAGCGGTGACAAAACAGGAGATTTAGATGATAATCTGAAGCCAGCAGCTAATGATGTTCTGGCCAAGGGATTGCAGCTCAAAAGGAAGCTTGATGTTCCAGAACCAATAGCCAACAAATTGGACGACATGAAGAAAAAAGCCCGGGTTACAAGAAAT GTGCAAAAGAGTAGGAAGGTTGGAcagtcaaaaaaaaatcagaagaatGCACCAGATATTAGCCATGATGAAGAAGAGAGTAATGCTGGACCAGACGGACAAAGTTCCAGCAGTTGTAGTTCAGAAGAGGACAATGCCTCTCAGGATTCTGATTCCATGGTTTCTGGAGTTCTCAATTCCAATGGAAAAACAAGAGCTACTAGGGGAGCTGCCACAGACCCCCAGAGCCTTTATGCAAGG AAAAGAAGGGAGAGGATAAACGAGAGACTGAAAATCTTGCAGAATCTTGTCCCTAACGGAACCAAGGTTGATATCAGCACGATGCTAGAGGAGGCAGTCCATTACGTAAACTTTTTGCAGCTTCAAATCAAG CTTTTGAGCTCGGATGATCTATGGATGTATGCACCTCTGGCTTACAATGGAATAGATATTGGACTCAACCAGAAGCTCTCTATGTTTCTATGA